A window of the Streptomyces finlayi genome harbors these coding sequences:
- a CDS encoding alpha/beta hydrolase family protein, with the protein MWSLVTTLIVAAGPVGVVLWQNSYDMDEQRVSIRHGGHTLNGVLATPKDGRKRHGLVVYLHGDGPVDATHEDGYKPMWEANARAGYASLSWDKPGVAGAPGNWLDQSMDDRADEAAVAIAWARARPDIDRDRIGLWGASQAGWVLPKVAARTPVSFVIALSPAINWLRQGRYNLLAELRADGASKARTEAEVAKSDATRRLLERHATFKEYVKATRGDADTMNADRWGFVSRNHTADARQDLRALRGVPVLLTLAGHDIHVDTADTERHYREVLDADGTLTVKHYPDATHSLLKQSIEQSDFKTTLTALFSPRSLFADGFLGDQQQFLKDLGRGSNTTP; encoded by the coding sequence GTGTGGTCACTGGTCACGACCCTGATCGTGGCCGCCGGTCCCGTCGGTGTGGTGCTGTGGCAGAACTCCTACGACATGGACGAGCAGCGGGTCTCGATCCGCCACGGCGGTCACACCCTCAACGGCGTCCTGGCCACCCCCAAGGACGGCCGCAAGCGCCACGGCCTGGTCGTGTACCTCCACGGCGACGGCCCCGTCGACGCCACCCATGAGGACGGTTACAAACCCATGTGGGAAGCGAACGCCAGGGCCGGGTACGCATCCCTGTCCTGGGACAAGCCCGGCGTCGCCGGCGCACCTGGCAACTGGCTCGACCAGTCCATGGACGACCGGGCCGACGAGGCGGCCGTCGCCATCGCCTGGGCCAGGGCCCGCCCGGACATCGACCGCGACCGGATAGGGCTCTGGGGCGCCAGCCAGGCGGGCTGGGTCCTGCCGAAGGTCGCCGCCAGGACACCCGTGAGCTTCGTCATCGCCCTCTCGCCCGCCATCAACTGGCTCCGGCAGGGCCGCTACAACCTCCTCGCCGAACTGCGTGCCGACGGGGCGTCAAAGGCCCGCACCGAGGCGGAGGTCGCGAAGAGCGACGCCACCCGCCGGCTGCTGGAACGCCACGCGACCTTCAAGGAGTACGTCAAGGCCACGCGCGGCGACGCGGACACCATGAACGCCGACCGCTGGGGATTCGTCTCCAGGAACCACACCGCGGACGCCAGGCAAGACCTCCGCGCCCTGCGCGGCGTACCGGTGCTGCTGACCCTCGCAGGCCACGACATCCACGTGGACACCGCCGATACGGAGCGCCACTACCGCGAGGTGCTGGACGCCGACGGCACGCTGACGGTCAAGCACTACCCGGACGCCACCCATTCACTGCTCAAACAGTCCATTGAACAATCCGACTTCAAGACGACGCTCACCGCGCTCTTCTCCCCCCGCTCACTCTTCGCGGATGGGTTCCTGGGCGACCAGCAACAGTTCCTGAAGGATCTCGGCCGAGGAAGCAACACGACTCCATGA
- a CDS encoding GNAT family N-acetyltransferase, with the protein MGLDETGTGAVMIQRGVPVGAERRAAELYWDAFGRKLGPALNPPGKAVPFIAAHLNADRAVCALRDGCLVGLAGYQLGGRALTGGSASAVLRAYGHLRGLHRLLLLALFERHPAPRQLVMDGIAVDPDVRGRGVGSLLIEEVAVIAAEQRCRDIRLDVIDTNPRARALYERRGFTAGRTEYTPCLRGLLGFGAVTTMHRPVEAHGPKGLHTP; encoded by the coding sequence ATGGGGCTGGACGAGACGGGCACAGGAGCGGTGATGATCCAGCGAGGCGTTCCGGTCGGAGCTGAGCGACGAGCAGCCGAGCTGTACTGGGACGCCTTCGGTCGCAAACTCGGCCCCGCGCTGAACCCGCCGGGCAAGGCGGTTCCCTTCATCGCCGCCCACCTGAACGCCGACCGTGCTGTATGCGCGCTCCGCGACGGGTGCCTCGTCGGCCTCGCCGGCTATCAGCTCGGCGGGCGGGCCCTCACGGGAGGATCGGCCTCCGCGGTGCTGCGCGCGTACGGACACCTACGGGGACTGCACCGACTCCTGCTCCTCGCCCTGTTCGAACGCCACCCGGCCCCCCGGCAGCTCGTCATGGACGGCATCGCCGTGGACCCGGACGTGCGCGGCCGCGGCGTCGGCAGCCTGCTCATCGAGGAAGTGGCCGTCATCGCGGCGGAGCAGCGCTGCCGGGACATCAGACTGGACGTGATCGACACCAACCCACGCGCCAGAGCCCTCTACGAGCGACGCGGCTTCACGGCCGGACGGACCGAGTACACGCCCTGTCTGCGCGGGCTGCTGGGATTCGGTGCGGTGACCACCATGCACCGCCCGGTGGAGGCCCATGGGCCGAAGGGACTGCACACGCCATGA